The proteins below come from a single Salvelinus fontinalis isolate EN_2023a chromosome 1, ASM2944872v1, whole genome shotgun sequence genomic window:
- the LOC129855490 gene encoding receptor-type tyrosine-protein phosphatase H isoform X1, protein MVWSSSLAMGLSHVIVCLCVAGVWCQSSVLPTATPTIPPTTPKPPPEDVKHVTVTGQNESSVTLEWMKDMRYTYELKFQNGTSLINTTATNNVLETQTVSSLTAGTEYNFTLFSVEGSDRSSGLNFTADTAPTNVAQVNVTGQDETNVTLQWNKVNGNGITYELRFSNGTNTTIPVSDVDGPVTYTVSPLNAGTNYHLLLFTVFKVVPSKGYNFSAITRPLSVGGVNVTGQTETSITLEWSKVNGTGITYELLNNTLRTNTIIPAPDESGTVTHIVSPLTAGRKYEFTLFSVFEDVRSTVGSQFSAVTAPLNVEAVTVTDTHRNETSVTLEWKKPANGVSGYVLHFDDNGNKDIDNLGETVTDQVSTLVPGKRYAFTLFTVFEGIKSSGASDFTVTKIFCSALSWEVTSSSIQTGLLSEIVSYGEANNGSHTGVVHNVNGKLSFTDLYPGAKYTLTLWFEKDSKKLSLCKQVETVVPPALIRPRCDYLSSGYAFSLAWDVPVGIWTSVEVNVTGKSPQRVEGEWVMKADIDGVQPAQTYQVSLASISGHRMSKAVSFSCNTDPRGVIAGSVMAVLLLCLLVCLAFFMWRRKPEIFSRPKLLFVDSKLTSNKFKAIPTGKFSDHYHTMSADTNRGFSEEYEGFIPVGTEQTQKAALLEENKNKNRFTNVLPYDWCRVKLTILNHNMSSDYVNANYMPGYSNSRQYIAAQGPLPTTVNDFWRMIWEQRVKGVVMVTNCTEGGRTKCEQYWPSDYTPCLYGDLLVTVRSEKRVTNWTLREFVVKSRDTSEEHPVKHFHFTAWPDHGVPEGTEALIQFRGLVRQHIESQENSGPTVVHCSAGVGRTGTIIALDVMLQQLEREKAVGIAAFVHKMRLSRPLMVQTESQYVFLHQCIMDSLEPKEKMIQESLYENSDLIYANATALREFQAANPKA, encoded by the exons ATGGTTTGGTCTTCGTCACTAGCAATGGGATTATCTCACGTTATAGTGTGCCTCTGTGTGGCAGGAGTGTGG TGTCAATCATCTGTACTACCAACTGCTACACCTACAATCCCACCTACAACCCCTAAACCAC ctcccgAGGATGTAAAACATGTCACTGTGACAGGGCAAAATGAGTCCAGTGTAACTCTGGAGTGGATGAAGGATATGAGGTACACTTATGAACTGAAGTTCCAAAATGGGACATCATTGATAAACACCACTGCAACAAATAATGTACTAGAGACACAGACAGTCTCCTCTCTCACTGCTGGGACAGAATACAACTTCACTCTCTTCAGTGTAGAAGGGAGTGACAGGAGCAGTGGATTAAACTTTACAGCTGATACTG CTCCCACCAACGTAGCTCAGGTCAATGTGACAGGGCAAGATGAGACTAATGTAACTCTGCAGTGGAACAAAGTGAATGGGAACGGGATCACTTATGAGCTGAGGTTCAGCAATGGGACTAATACGACCATCCCTGTATCTGATGTAGATGGACCAGTGACATACACAGTCTCACCTCTCAATGCTGGGACAAATTACCACCTCCTTCTCTTCACTGTGTTCAAAGTAGTACCAAGCAAGGGATACAATTTCTCCGCCATCACCC GTCCCCTCAGTGTAGGTGGTGTCAATGTGACAGGGCAAACTGAGACCAGTATAACTTTGGAGTGGagcaaagtgaatggcacagggATCACTTATGAGCTGCTGAACAACACCCTTAGGACTAATACTATCATCCCTGCACCTGATGAAAGTGGAACTGTGACACACATAGTTTCACCTCTCACTGCTGGGAGAAAATACGAGTTCACACTCTTCTCTGTGTTTGAAGATGTCAGGAGTACTGTTGGAAGTCAATTTTCTGCAGTCACtg ctCCCCTTAATGTTGAGGCTGTCACAGTAACAGATACACACCGAAATGAGACCAGTGTAACTCTGGAGTGGAAAAAGCCGGCGAACGGAGTCTCTGGTTATGTGCTGCATTTCGACGATAATGGAAATAAAGACATTGATAATTTAGGAGAAACAGTGACAGATCAAGTTTCAACTCTCGTTCCTGGGAAACGATATGCCTTCACCCTCTTCACTGTGTTTGAAGGCATCAAGAGCAGTGGAGCAAGCGACTTCACAGTCACAA AGATATTTTGCTCTGCTTTATCCTGGGAGGTCACCAGCTCATCCATTCAGACTGGGCTCCTGTCCGAGATAGTCTCCTATGGAGAAGCCAATAATGGCAGTCACACTGGAGTCGTCCATAACGTTAATGGCAAACTATCATTCACTGACCTTTACCCTGGCGCAAAATACACGCTGACTCTTTGGTTTGAAAAGGATTCTAAAAAACTTTCCTTGTGTAAACAGGTGGAGACTGTGG TTCCCCCAGCCCTGATAAGACCGAGATGTGACTATTTATCCAGTGGCTACGCTTTCTCTCTGGCCTGGGATGTACCGGTGGGAATATGGACCAGTGTGGAGGTGAATGTGACTGGGAAAAGCCctcagagggtggagggagagtggGTGATGAAGGCGGACATCGATGGGGTTCAACCTGCCCAGACCTATCAAGTGTCTTTGGCCTCAATCTCTGGGCATCGGATGAGTAAGGCTGTCTCTTTCAGCTGTAATACAGACCCAAGAG GGGTCATTGCAGGGTCAGTCATGGCTGTGCTGCTACTCTGCCTCCTGGTTTGTCTGGCTTTCTTCATGTGGCGTCGGAAGCCAGAAATATTCAG CCGGCCCAAGTTGTTGTTTGTGGATTCCAAACTAACCAGCAATAAATTCAA AGCTATTCCCACGGGGAAGTTTTCAGACCACTACCACACAATGAGCGCCGACACGAACAGAGGATTCAGTGAGGAGTATGAG GGCTTCATCCCTGTTGGCACAGAGCAGACTCAAAAAGCAGCCCTTCTGGAGGAGAACAAAAACAAGAACCGTTTCACCAATGTACTGCCAT atgactgGTGTCGGGTGAAGCTAACCATCCTAAACCACAACATGAGCTCTGACTACGTAAATGCCAATTACATGCCA GGCTACAGtaacagcagacagtacatcgcTGCACAGGGTCCCCTGCCCACCACCGTCAACGACTTCTGGAGAATGATCTGGGAGCAAAGGGTAAAGGGTGTGGTCATGGTAACCAACTGCACCGAAGGAGGGAGG aCTAAATGTGAGCAGTACTGGCCTTCGGACTACACCCCTTGCCTGTACGGAGACCTGTTGGTAACAGTCAGGTCAGAGAAAAGGGTAACCAACTGGACCCTGCGGGAGTTTGTAGTGAAAAGT AGGGACACATCCGAGGAGCACCCTGTGAAACACTTCCACTTCACGGCCTGGCCCGACCACGGAGTCCCAGAGGGAACGGAGGCTCTGATCCAGTTCAGAGGGCTGGTCCGACAGCACATAGAGAGCCAAGAGAACAGCGGACCCACTGTGGTGCACTGCAG TGCTGGGGTGGGGAGGACGGGCACCATCATTGCTCTGGACGTGATGCTACAACAGCTGGAGAGGGAGAAGGCGGTGGGAATCGCTGCCTTTGTGCACAAGATGAGGCTGAGCCGGCCGCTCATGGTTCAGACGGAG TCGCAGTATGTTTTCCTGCACCAATGCATCATGGATTCTCTGGAGCCCAAAGAGAAGATGATACAAGAATCCCTTTATGAGAACTCGGACCTGATCTACGCCAACGCCACAGCACTGAGGGAGTTCCAAGCTGCCAATCCAAAGGCCTGA
- the LOC129855490 gene encoding receptor-type tyrosine-protein phosphatase H isoform X2 yields the protein MKDMRYTYELKFQNGTSLINTTATNNVLETQTVSSLTAGTEYNFTLFSVEGSDRSSGLNFTADTAPTNVAQVNVTGQDETNVTLQWNKVNGNGITYELRFSNGTNTTIPVSDVDGPVTYTVSPLNAGTNYHLLLFTVFKVVPSKGYNFSAITRPLSVGGVNVTGQTETSITLEWSKVNGTGITYELLNNTLRTNTIIPAPDESGTVTHIVSPLTAGRKYEFTLFSVFEDVRSTVGSQFSAVTAPLNVEAVTVTDTHRNETSVTLEWKKPANGVSGYVLHFDDNGNKDIDNLGETVTDQVSTLVPGKRYAFTLFTVFEGIKSSGASDFTVTKIFCSALSWEVTSSSIQTGLLSEIVSYGEANNGSHTGVVHNVNGKLSFTDLYPGAKYTLTLWFEKDSKKLSLCKQVETVVPPALIRPRCDYLSSGYAFSLAWDVPVGIWTSVEVNVTGKSPQRVEGEWVMKADIDGVQPAQTYQVSLASISGHRMSKAVSFSCNTDPRGVIAGSVMAVLLLCLLVCLAFFMWRRKPEIFSRPKLLFVDSKLTSNKFKAIPTGKFSDHYHTMSADTNRGFSEEYEGFIPVGTEQTQKAALLEENKNKNRFTNVLPYDWCRVKLTILNHNMSSDYVNANYMPGYSNSRQYIAAQGPLPTTVNDFWRMIWEQRVKGVVMVTNCTEGGRTKCEQYWPSDYTPCLYGDLLVTVRSEKRVTNWTLREFVVKSRDTSEEHPVKHFHFTAWPDHGVPEGTEALIQFRGLVRQHIESQENSGPTVVHCSAGVGRTGTIIALDVMLQQLEREKAVGIAAFVHKMRLSRPLMVQTESQYVFLHQCIMDSLEPKEKMIQESLYENSDLIYANATALREFQAANPKA from the exons ATGAAGGATATGAGGTACACTTATGAACTGAAGTTCCAAAATGGGACATCATTGATAAACACCACTGCAACAAATAATGTACTAGAGACACAGACAGTCTCCTCTCTCACTGCTGGGACAGAATACAACTTCACTCTCTTCAGTGTAGAAGGGAGTGACAGGAGCAGTGGATTAAACTTTACAGCTGATACTG CTCCCACCAACGTAGCTCAGGTCAATGTGACAGGGCAAGATGAGACTAATGTAACTCTGCAGTGGAACAAAGTGAATGGGAACGGGATCACTTATGAGCTGAGGTTCAGCAATGGGACTAATACGACCATCCCTGTATCTGATGTAGATGGACCAGTGACATACACAGTCTCACCTCTCAATGCTGGGACAAATTACCACCTCCTTCTCTTCACTGTGTTCAAAGTAGTACCAAGCAAGGGATACAATTTCTCCGCCATCACCC GTCCCCTCAGTGTAGGTGGTGTCAATGTGACAGGGCAAACTGAGACCAGTATAACTTTGGAGTGGagcaaagtgaatggcacagggATCACTTATGAGCTGCTGAACAACACCCTTAGGACTAATACTATCATCCCTGCACCTGATGAAAGTGGAACTGTGACACACATAGTTTCACCTCTCACTGCTGGGAGAAAATACGAGTTCACACTCTTCTCTGTGTTTGAAGATGTCAGGAGTACTGTTGGAAGTCAATTTTCTGCAGTCACtg ctCCCCTTAATGTTGAGGCTGTCACAGTAACAGATACACACCGAAATGAGACCAGTGTAACTCTGGAGTGGAAAAAGCCGGCGAACGGAGTCTCTGGTTATGTGCTGCATTTCGACGATAATGGAAATAAAGACATTGATAATTTAGGAGAAACAGTGACAGATCAAGTTTCAACTCTCGTTCCTGGGAAACGATATGCCTTCACCCTCTTCACTGTGTTTGAAGGCATCAAGAGCAGTGGAGCAAGCGACTTCACAGTCACAA AGATATTTTGCTCTGCTTTATCCTGGGAGGTCACCAGCTCATCCATTCAGACTGGGCTCCTGTCCGAGATAGTCTCCTATGGAGAAGCCAATAATGGCAGTCACACTGGAGTCGTCCATAACGTTAATGGCAAACTATCATTCACTGACCTTTACCCTGGCGCAAAATACACGCTGACTCTTTGGTTTGAAAAGGATTCTAAAAAACTTTCCTTGTGTAAACAGGTGGAGACTGTGG TTCCCCCAGCCCTGATAAGACCGAGATGTGACTATTTATCCAGTGGCTACGCTTTCTCTCTGGCCTGGGATGTACCGGTGGGAATATGGACCAGTGTGGAGGTGAATGTGACTGGGAAAAGCCctcagagggtggagggagagtggGTGATGAAGGCGGACATCGATGGGGTTCAACCTGCCCAGACCTATCAAGTGTCTTTGGCCTCAATCTCTGGGCATCGGATGAGTAAGGCTGTCTCTTTCAGCTGTAATACAGACCCAAGAG GGGTCATTGCAGGGTCAGTCATGGCTGTGCTGCTACTCTGCCTCCTGGTTTGTCTGGCTTTCTTCATGTGGCGTCGGAAGCCAGAAATATTCAG CCGGCCCAAGTTGTTGTTTGTGGATTCCAAACTAACCAGCAATAAATTCAA AGCTATTCCCACGGGGAAGTTTTCAGACCACTACCACACAATGAGCGCCGACACGAACAGAGGATTCAGTGAGGAGTATGAG GGCTTCATCCCTGTTGGCACAGAGCAGACTCAAAAAGCAGCCCTTCTGGAGGAGAACAAAAACAAGAACCGTTTCACCAATGTACTGCCAT atgactgGTGTCGGGTGAAGCTAACCATCCTAAACCACAACATGAGCTCTGACTACGTAAATGCCAATTACATGCCA GGCTACAGtaacagcagacagtacatcgcTGCACAGGGTCCCCTGCCCACCACCGTCAACGACTTCTGGAGAATGATCTGGGAGCAAAGGGTAAAGGGTGTGGTCATGGTAACCAACTGCACCGAAGGAGGGAGG aCTAAATGTGAGCAGTACTGGCCTTCGGACTACACCCCTTGCCTGTACGGAGACCTGTTGGTAACAGTCAGGTCAGAGAAAAGGGTAACCAACTGGACCCTGCGGGAGTTTGTAGTGAAAAGT AGGGACACATCCGAGGAGCACCCTGTGAAACACTTCCACTTCACGGCCTGGCCCGACCACGGAGTCCCAGAGGGAACGGAGGCTCTGATCCAGTTCAGAGGGCTGGTCCGACAGCACATAGAGAGCCAAGAGAACAGCGGACCCACTGTGGTGCACTGCAG TGCTGGGGTGGGGAGGACGGGCACCATCATTGCTCTGGACGTGATGCTACAACAGCTGGAGAGGGAGAAGGCGGTGGGAATCGCTGCCTTTGTGCACAAGATGAGGCTGAGCCGGCCGCTCATGGTTCAGACGGAG TCGCAGTATGTTTTCCTGCACCAATGCATCATGGATTCTCTGGAGCCCAAAGAGAAGATGATACAAGAATCCCTTTATGAGAACTCGGACCTGATCTACGCCAACGCCACAGCACTGAGGGAGTTCCAAGCTGCCAATCCAAAGGCCTGA
- the si:dkey-197c15.6 gene encoding putative nuclease HARBI1 — translation MAFAPAVWLAAQAELYEDDEEAEANNFPEPQKNYLGDYNDDYLFERFRLTRPCISFITDCVRLRMKATLQQMNGPSVDEMVIVALDYYVNGILSTKVVDMIQMEQMEIHEVINNVSKVLSGMVREFITFPANGEERANVAHEIKKICGIPTSMGMVGCMHVKVRPPQHDKEAFRNTMDNHTVMTQVICDCEGNLMSVENCCVGSTPEQTIWDMSDIAQQLKHGAHGTHWIIAGKGYALSRHLLTTVSPAKEKADRRFNAAHGMIHSVLQRTITLVKRRFRCLANLGHVQQNSLDKKAEIIKACCVLHNIAKKFSVPALNGTVLETMHPAENHQVPVVEVPSYAEKSRAAIIGIYFSHSSGNDGVSD, via the exons ATGGCTTTTGCTCCCGCTGTGTGGTTAGCTGCTCAAGCAGAACTATACGAGGACGACGAAGAGGCCGAGGCAAACAACTTCCCAGAGCCACAGAAAAACTACTTGGGCGATTACAatgatgattatttatttgagaggTTCCGTTTAACTAGACCTTGCATAAGTTTCATCACGGATTGCGTCAGGCTCCGGATGAAAGCCACGCTCCAGCAAATGAATGGACCTTCCGTCGATGAAATGGTGATAGTGGCACTGGACTATTACGTAAATGGTATTTTGTCAACCAAAGTCGTAGATATGATTCAAATGGAGCAAATGGAGATTCACGAAGTCATCAACAATGTCTCAAAAGTGTTGTCAGGTATGGTCAGGGAGTTTATCACTTTTCCCGCGAATGGTGAGGAACGAGCAAATGTGGCACACGAGATCAAGAAAATATGCGGGATTCCGACCTCCATGGGCATGGTGGGATGCATGCATGTCAAGGTGAGACCACCTCAGCACGACAAGGAAGCTTTTCGGAACACAATGGATAACCACACCGTCATGACCCAAGTCATTTGCGATTGTGAAGGGAATTTAATGAGCGTTGAAAACTGCTGCGTTGGCAGCACACCAGAGCAAACCATATGGGATATGTCGGATATTGCCCAGCAACTAAAGCATGGAGCACATGGGACGCATTGGATCATTG CCGGAAAAGGCTATGCGTTGAGCAGACACCTCCTGACGACCGTTTCGCCAGCCAAAGAGAAGGCGGATCGGCGGTTCAATGCAGCCCACGGCATGATCCACTCGGTCCTCCAGAGGACCATCACCTTGGTGAAGAGGCGCTTCAGGTGCCTGGCCAATCTGGGCCATGTGCAGCAGAACAGTCTGGACAAGAAGGCTGAGATCATCAAGGCCTGCTGTGTCCTGCATAACATCGCTAAGAAGTTTTCGGTGCCTGCGCTCAACGGTACCGTGCTAGAGACCATGCACCCGGCTGAGAATCACCAGGTGCCGGTGGTGGAGGTGCCTAGCTACGCCGAGAAATCCAGAGCTGCCATTATCGGCATTTATTTCTCGCATTCCTCCGGGAATGACGGCGTTTCAGACTGA